A window of the Tistrella bauzanensis genome harbors these coding sequences:
- a CDS encoding AMP-binding protein encodes MPTGTDGREAALRARLDATPTPYDLLAQIAVERPDHPALDYLPDAAGSPPITISYAALVREIRQMTAALRAAGVGPEDGVAILLPFVPQAVMALIAATAAGIAFPMNLLLSAEALTAQMTLARVRVVVTMGPHPALDVHGRVMAAVAAVPTVTKVVAVPMGAASRQAVNWVDFLGSGAECVVDPGHPDRVAAFIHTGGTTGAPRLAQLSARNLAAATLMAAAGSGMIAEDRVLTGLPLFHVGGAVDVLLAALSQGATVIFPTATAMRNPEVLRRFWQIVDETGASMIGSVPTILAAIADSPRGSARLDRLRAILTGGSPLAPELAARVEKIAACPVCQLYGMTETGGIVSVQPADGRFHDHAVGPPVPLARVALGAVDAARLPGAQGEVLVAGPHVFQGYRTAAGTVDRPQDGWLRSGDRGEVLPSGELRIIGRAKDVIIRSGHNIDPVAIEAVAHAHPAVAQAAAVAMPDDYAGELPVLYVMPRAGMICSEDDIAAFMAAHIAEPPARPRHVFVLPDLPLTPLGKIARFRLRQLAAEHRVRAALGETGEGLAIRCADPAAKRITIDGEVAPDRLRAIEAVLARLGLERAQECQP; translated from the coding sequence ATGCCGACCGGCACCGATGGGCGCGAGGCGGCGCTGCGCGCCCGCCTCGACGCGACACCCACGCCCTATGATCTGCTGGCACAGATCGCTGTCGAGCGTCCGGATCATCCGGCGCTGGATTATCTGCCGGATGCCGCCGGATCGCCCCCGATCACGATCAGCTATGCGGCCCTGGTCCGCGAGATCCGGCAGATGACCGCGGCCTTGCGCGCCGCAGGCGTCGGGCCGGAGGACGGCGTCGCCATCCTGCTGCCCTTCGTGCCGCAGGCGGTGATGGCGCTGATCGCCGCCACGGCGGCCGGTATCGCCTTTCCGATGAACCTGCTGCTGTCAGCCGAGGCACTGACGGCCCAGATGACCCTGGCGCGGGTCCGGGTGGTGGTGACCATGGGGCCGCATCCGGCGCTGGATGTGCATGGCAGGGTGATGGCGGCGGTGGCGGCGGTGCCGACGGTGACCAAGGTTGTCGCGGTGCCGATGGGCGCCGCCAGTCGGCAGGCTGTCAACTGGGTCGACTTCCTGGGTAGCGGTGCGGAGTGTGTGGTCGATCCGGGTCATCCCGACCGGGTGGCGGCCTTCATTCACACCGGCGGCACGACCGGTGCACCGCGGCTGGCGCAGTTGTCGGCCCGCAATCTGGCGGCAGCGACGCTGATGGCGGCGGCCGGCAGTGGCATGATCGCCGAAGACCGGGTGCTCACCGGCCTGCCGCTGTTTCATGTCGGTGGCGCGGTGGATGTGCTGCTGGCGGCCCTGTCGCAGGGCGCCACGGTGATTTTTCCAACCGCGACCGCCATGCGCAACCCGGAGGTGCTCCGCCGGTTCTGGCAGATCGTCGACGAGACCGGCGCCAGTATGATCGGCAGCGTGCCGACCATTCTGGCGGCCATCGCCGACAGCCCGCGCGGGTCCGCGCGCCTCGACCGGCTGCGGGCGATCCTGACCGGCGGTTCGCCGCTGGCGCCCGAACTGGCGGCGCGGGTGGAAAAGATCGCCGCATGCCCGGTCTGCCAGCTCTATGGCATGACCGAGACCGGCGGGATCGTGTCGGTCCAGCCGGCTGACGGCCGGTTCCACGACCATGCCGTGGGCCCGCCGGTGCCGCTGGCGCGTGTGGCGCTGGGCGCGGTCGACGCGGCCCGTCTCCCCGGTGCGCAGGGCGAGGTTCTGGTGGCGGGCCCGCATGTCTTCCAGGGCTATCGCACCGCTGCCGGCACCGTGGATCGCCCGCAGGACGGCTGGCTGCGATCGGGTGATCGGGGCGAGGTGCTGCCATCGGGCGAGCTCCGGATCATCGGCCGGGCCAAGGACGTGATCATCCGCAGCGGTCACAACATCGATCCGGTGGCGATCGAGGCGGTCGCGCATGCCCATCCGGCGGTCGCCCAGGCGGCGGCGGTTGCCATGCCCGACGATTATGCCGGGGAACTGCCGGTGCTTTATGTGATGCCGCGCGCCGGCATGATCTGCTCCGAAGACGACATCGCGGCCTTTATGGCCGCGCACATCGCCGAGCCGCCGGCGCGGCCGCGCCATGTGTTCGTGCTGCCCGACCTGCCCTTGACCCCGCTTGGCAAGATCGCACGCTTTCGCCTGCGTCAGCTCGCGGCCGAACATCGGGTTCGGGCGGCGCTTGGCGAGACCGGAGAGGGCCTCGCGATCCGCTGCGCGGATCC